The following proteins are encoded in a genomic region of Drosophila miranda strain MSH22 chromosome 4, D.miranda_PacBio2.1, whole genome shotgun sequence:
- the LOC108162630 gene encoding uncharacterized protein LOC108162630 — protein MRSYCVIFVALLCCSLGSPKLFDDQLRELTEFLRLQMRCGYPPRGVPVLAPAQIAYQQVALATESLGCRGNFTELTLEGLDGFEFAKLEWSNILHTIKFDINFPRVSVRSSKYMLDILARLFGSDFTLWGDGVFSLELIDFRAYGSFVIRPTTASSGVYVKSWQVNWQLGEARSQTTGIMNSRLYTKLVNDLVKDYLELLVNDNPAEVSQFMEGLIVPPLNAVLENVAWYEITAIILGLVDGVLPVEPIC, from the exons ATGAGAAGTTACTGTGTGATATTtgtggctctgctctgctgctccttgggcTCCCCGAAGCTCTTCGATGATCAGCTCCGTGAGCTGACGGAGTTCCTGCGCCTGCAGATGCGTTGCGGCTATCCGCCACGGGGTGTGCCGGTGCTGGCCCCCGCCCAGATAGCCTACCAGCAGGTGGCTCTTGCCACCGAGAGCCTCGG GTGCCGGGGAAACTTCACGGAACTAACGCTGGAGGGTCTGGACGGCTTCGAGTTCGCGAAGCTCGAGTGGAGCAACATTCTGCACACTATCAAGTTCGACATCAACTTCCCGCGGGTGTCCGTAAGGAGCTCCAAGTACATGCTCGACATTCTGGCCCGGCTCTTCGGCTCCGACTTCACCCTGTGGGGCGACGGTGTCTTCAGCCTGGAGCTGATCGACTTCCGGGCCTATGGCAGCTTCGTTATCCGCCCCACGACAGCCAGCAGCGGAGTGTACGTGAAGAGCTGGCAGGTCAACTGGCAGCTGGGTGAGGCCCGGTCCCAGACAACGGGCATCATGAACAGTCGCCTCTATACGAAGCTCGTCAACGATCTGGTCAAGGACTACTTGGAGCTCCTGGTCAACGACAATCCCGCAGAGGTCTCCCAGTTCATGGAGGGTCTCATTGTTCCGCCCCTGAATGCGGTGCTGGAGAATGTCGCCTGGTACGAGATAACCGCCATCATTCTGGGCCTGGTCGATGGTGTACTGCCAGTGGAGCCGATTTGCTGA
- the LOC108162627 gene encoding uncharacterized protein LOC108162627 translates to MRFLVVLACLVAVCAAGTLPNRVEQRLLELADQNGDIDLFAEPEPEGVEVAPQFILSWQARRFIRKLQKQMECGWPQYGIPVLAPLRVNEFDLDFKRGIFETLNNLFHLKIAGLDDFEITKFKLNIITSKVTFDFLFKNIDTTAERYSTDTLIDALRQLGLSVEYEGTGDLLFDLNNLRITGTLKYKLPMLWGSAKITSLKTTISLESVESDISGFMGHGKINRAINRQLENVVVKAINDNQQTISDTIEDTIVPPVNKMLKGKDFWTLVDLILSSSDDEKEDDPIVVDCDPQADPWA, encoded by the exons ATGCGTTTCCTGGTAGTCTTGGCCTGCCTGGTGGCAGTCTGTGCCGCCGGCACCCTGCCCAATCGGGTGGAGCAGCGTCTGCTCGAGTTGGCCGACCAGAATGGCGACATCGATCTCTTCgccgagcccgagcccgaggGTGTGGAAG TTGCCCCCCAATTCATTCTGTCGTGGCAAGCACGCCGCTTCATCCGCAAGCTGCAGAAGCAGATGGAATGCGGCTGGCCGCAGTACGGCATCCCCGTGCTGGCCCCTCTCCGCGTCAACGAGTTCGACCTGGACTTCAAGCGCGGCATCTTCGAGACCCTCAACAACTTGTTCCACCTGAAGATCGCCGGCCTGGACGACTTCGAGATCACCAAGTTCAAGCTGAACATCATCACCAGCAAGGTGACCTTCGACTTTCTGTTCAAGAACATCGACACCACCGCCGAGAGGTACAGCACTGACACCCTGATCGACGCCCTGCGCCAGCTGGGCCTGTCCGTCGAGTACGAGGGCACCGGGGACCTGCTCTTCGACCTGAACAACCTCCGCATTACCGGCACCCTCAAGTACAAGCTGCCCATGCTGTGGGGCTCCGCCAAGATCACCTCGCTGAAGACCACCATCTCGCTGGAGTCCGTCGAGTCGGACATCAGCGGCTTTATGGGCCACGGCAAGATCAATCGCGCCATCAACAGGCAGCTGGAGAATGTGGTGGTCAAGgccatcaacgacaaccagcAGACCATCTCCGACACCATCGAGGACACCATCGTGCCACCCGTGAACAAGATGCTCAAGGGCAAGGACTTCTGGACTCTTGTGGACCTGATCCTCTCCAGCAGCGATGACGAGAAGGAGGACGATCCAATTGTCGTCGACTGTGACCCCCAAGCCGATCCCTGGGCCTAA
- the LOC108162628 gene encoding LOW QUALITY PROTEIN: uncharacterized protein LOC108162628 (The sequence of the model RefSeq protein was modified relative to this genomic sequence to represent the inferred CDS: inserted 1 base in 1 codon; substituted 1 base at 1 genomic stop codon), whose protein sequence is MKAFAYVFVALLAYVAAYEVELLSEQEWDRLVERNPAQPDTQGXILNGSAKKAIXGLLNQMPCGWPEYGIPPLAPYTNANLEIHLAESVVDTLLQFLRFRFDGLDDMEIKKLKVSYTFSKKVQFHFNFKQLKASAHFLNTDTFVDMLRQLGLSVRYESTGPMSFALENLSIQGQFKYKMPFLFGSIKISKFQCTIGLGGVSSNIGGVMGNGRINEFINDMIDYEVPAFINGQQEAISKQIEEVFVPIINQKLKGHKIWYLLSMLSIVSGSCSPTPAPWLAVESRRTA, encoded by the exons ATGAAAGCTTTCGCCTATGTCTTTGTGGCCCTTTTGGCCTACGTCGCGGCGTACGAGGTGGAGCTCTTGAGCGAGCAGGAATGGGACCGTCTGGTCGAGCGCAATC CTGCGCAGCCCGACACCCAGG TGATTCTGAACGGATCGGCCAAGAAGGCCATCTAGGGGCTGCTCAACCAGATGCCCTGCGGCTGGCCCGAGTACGGTATCCCCCCACTGGCCCCCTACACCAATGCCAATCTGGAGATCCATCTGGCCGAGTCCGTTGTTGA CACGCTGCTGCAGTTCCTGCGCTTCCGCTTCGATGGCTTGGACGACATGGAGATCAAGAAGCTGAAGGTCAGCTACACCTTCAGCAAGAAGGTGCAGTTCCACTTCAACTTCAAGCAGCTGAAGGCCAGCGCCCACTTCCTGAACACCGACACCTTCGTGGACATGCTCCGGCAGCTGGGTCTGAGCGTGCGCTACGAGAGCACCGGCCCCATGTCCTTCGCGCTGGAGAACCTGTCCATCCAGGGCCAGTTCAAGTACAAGATGCCCTTCCTGTTCGGCTCCATCAAGATCTCCAAGTTCCAGTGCACCATCGGACTGGGCGGCGTGTCCTCCAACATCGGCGGCGTCATGGGCAACGGCAGGATCAACGAGTTCATCAACGACATGATCGACTACGAGGTGCCCGCGTTCATCAACGGCCAGCAGGAGGCCATCAGCAAGCAGATCGAGGAGGTCTTTGTGCCCATTATCAACCAGAAGCTGAAGGGCCACAAGATCTGGTATCTCCTCTCGATGCTGTCCATAGTCTCCGGCAGCTGCAGCCCCACTCCGGCCCCCTGGCTGGCCGTGGAGTCGAGGCGGACAGCCTGA
- the LOC108161119 gene encoding uncharacterized protein LOC108161119: MKIFVALLAFVAFASAASVGEPIDSQSISSTIEDLIHGIQEQMPCGFAGLGIPPLAPLRIDHKNIDIDTSALKAKGSIDHFRLNGMDDFEIDEMKVNALTSKVTYKFTFRNVNVDTSYDLTVLLKKFGFTINLIGAGHAKFAIKDMVIWGTLKYSLGVLSGKLTLKSLEVRTHLGEVDSEIEGILGDGAVNEKMNLYLAEPSRWRSTRTRLKMKSCGLIAVLLALALSLGHCQGAEVAEPLAVEGRSVSSEILELLEVFRGLLETGYGPMPKLAPAEIKHQAFQFSTGEFSANGEINDFVLEGLNGFEVIIMNVDLIRSRVDFELNFGSINFTTLYQADVGSGYRMKREGGAYMALEDFNLKGRISYSLGVISSQMKVKSILVYPSVGNVASEIENLSKYRIFNRKLNEIVEEFITLTVNENTDFVANWLNEMVTPLCNELIGDRSLSDLIGIITGAKN; this comes from the exons ATGAAAATCTTCGTGGCTCTCTTGGCATTCGTTGCCTTCGCCAGCGCGGCGTCCGTGGGCGAGCCGATCG ATTCCCAGTCAATCTCCAGCACCATTGAGGATCTGATCCATGGCATTCAGGAGCAGATGCCCTGCGGCTTTGCCGGCCTGGGCATTCCCCCACTCGCCCCCCTCAGAATCGACCACAAGAACATCGACATCGACACGAGCGCCTTGAAGGCCAAGGGCAGCATCGACCACTTCCGCCTGAATGGCATGGACGACTTCGAGATCGACGAGATGAAGGTCAATGCCCTGACCAGCAAGGTCACCTACAAGTTCACATTCCGCAACGTGAACGTGGACACCAGCTACGACCTGACTGTGCTGCTAAAGAAGTTCGGCTTCACCATCAATTTGATCGGCGCTGGACACGCCAAGTTCGCCATCAAGGACATGGTCATCTGGGGCACCCTCAAGTACTCCCTGGGCGTCCTCTCCGGCAAGCTGACGCTCAAGTCCCTGGAGGTGCGCACCCACCTGGGCGAGGTCGACTCCGAGATTGAGGGCATCTTGGGAGATGGCGCGGTCAACGAGAAGATGAACCTGTACCTCGCCGAGCCGTCGAGATGGCGGTCAACGAGAACGAGG TTAAAGATGAAGTCCTGTGGTTTGATTGCCGTTctcctggccctggccctatCCCTGGGCCACTGCCAGGGCGCCGAAGTGGCCGAACCGCTGGCTG TTGAGGGTCGCTCCGTGAGCAGCGAGATCCTGGAGCTACTGGAGGTGTTTAGAGGTCTTCTGGAGACGGGCTATGGACCCATGCCCAAGCTGGCCCCCGCTGAGATCAAGCACCAGGCCTTCCAATTCAGCACCGGAGAGTTCAGCGCCAACGGAGAAATCAACGACTTTGTGCTGGAGGGCCTAAACGGCTTCGAGGTGATCATCATGAACGTCGACCTGATCCGGAGTCGCGTCGACTTCGAGCTGAACTTTGGGAGCATCAACTTCACGACCCTGTACCAGGCCGATGTGGGCAGTGGGTATCGGATGAAGCGCGAAGGAGGCGCCTACATGGCCCTGGAGGACTTCAACCTCAAGGGACGGATCAGCTACTCGCTGGGCGTCATCTCGAGTCAAATGAAGGTCAAGAGCATCCTCGTCTACCCCTCGGTGGGCAATGTGGCGTCGGAGATCGAGAACCTCTCCAAGTATCGCATCTTCAACCGCAAGCTGAACGAGATCGTCGAGGAGTTCATCACGCTGACGGTCAACGAAAACACCGACTTCGTGGCCAATTGGCTCAACGAGATGGTGACCCCCCTCTGCAACGAGCTCATCGGGGATCGATCCCTGAGCGACCTCATTGGCATTATTACCGGCGCAAAAAACTAA
- the LOC108162632 gene encoding LOW QUALITY PROTEIN: uncharacterized protein LOC108162632 (The sequence of the model RefSeq protein was modified relative to this genomic sequence to represent the inferred CDS: inserted 1 base in 1 codon), whose translation MLLKYIPMLLLAQHVLAAPTSRDPPSGNGSDDPVQRQLEQEARQETVLLLNALFRAQIAYFTEVKAKLSPQSKRAGDIDRYVSRVNEAIAENDLDKKDQIWLDIFEEFRKSPLLLNRQSETGLSDDEYKXLLTDGKLQEISKSFVSDVAAYFWKMAKLSGRVVENHIEGLSSDTKHN comes from the exons ATGCTGCTCAAATATATCcccatgctgctgctggctcag CACGTGCTGGCGGCACCCACATCTCGCGATCCGCCCTCTGGCAACGGGTCGGACGATCCGGTCCAAAGGCAACTGGAACAGGAGGCCCGCCAGGAGACAGTCCTTCTGCTGAACGCCCTGTTCCGAGCACAGATCGCATACTTCACGGAGGTGAAGGCCAAGCTGAGTCCCCAGTCGAAGAGGGCCGGTGACATAGATCGTTACGTGTCGCGCGTGAACGAGGCCATTGCGGAGAACGATCTGGACAAGAAGGATCAAATATGGCTCGATATCTTCGAGGAG TTCAGGAAATCCCCATTGCTGCTGAACCGACAGTCTGAAACGGGCCTCAGCGATGACGAATACA GCCTGCTCACGGACGGGAAACTGCAGGAGATCTCAAAGAGTTTCGTCTCCGATGTGGCGGCATATTTCTGGAAAATGGCCAAGCTCAGTGGCAGGGTCGTGGAGAACCACATCGAGGGGCTATCGAGTGACACTAAACATAACTGA